The proteins below come from a single Ptychodera flava strain L36383 chromosome 6, AS_Pfla_20210202, whole genome shotgun sequence genomic window:
- the LOC139134317 gene encoding somatostatin receptor type 2-like — MFFAVMSLMNITVSNTTDLYDDAENTTLWRSPFDLVQMKEIVAVVLSCLCLLGLTANAVVIYVLVAHIKLRTIPNIIILNLAVSDALYMLCLPFVAYQYATGSWIFGLATCKVVSSVDVINQYTGIYLLMLMSADRYLAIVKWSYAARVRTLTYAKVACLLVWAFSAVISLPNWIYSTLLPLPSGSSICSVVFPNPETDDVIYIMCMICGGFLLPLLTIILCYVRILKEILTNQMSKDDNMSTGLRKQKSRKITRLLTVCVAVFILCWLPYYSVLVVLTTSSASPTFELMVFFYTSLCLTYLNSCVNPFVYSLAGENFRQGFGKAFRRGTIGTRFTMNTMTSTPKTLRRKDSVKGVDNAAMDKAVGTPKIPHNGINLEGHQTTATSSLAKIEDARI; from the coding sequence ATGTTCTTTGCTGTGATGAGCCTGATGAATATAACGGTTTCCAACACCACAGACTTGTACGATGATGCTGAGAACACAACTCTTTGGCGGTCGCCGTTCGATCTCGTCCAGATGAAAGAAATTGTCGCCGTCGTTTTGTCGTGTCTCTGTCTGCTTGGACTGACGGCCAATGCCGTCGTCATCTACGTACTTGTTGCTCACATAAAACTGCGAACAATTCCGAATATCATCATTCTCAACCTTGCCGTGTCGGATGCGCTGTACATGCTCTGCCTGCCGTTCGTTGCCTATCAGTACGCCACAGGTAGCTGGATTTTCGGTCTGGCCACTTGCAAGGTTGTCTCGTCCGTCGACGTGATCAACCAATACACCGGCATATACTTGCTGATGCTGATGAGCGCCGATCGTTACCTAGCGATTGTCAAATGGTCCTACGCCGCTCGGGTCCGGACGCTTACGTACGCGAAAGTTGCCTGTTTGTTGGTCTGGGCGTTCTCTGCAGTCATCTCGCTGCCAAACTGGATATATTCCACGCTGCTGCCGTTACCAAGCGGTTCGAGCATTTGCTCCGTGGTCTTTCCAAATCCCGAAACAGACGACGTTATCTACATCATGTGTATGATATGCGGCGGGTTTCTGCTGCCCCTGCTGACGATCATTCTTTGCTACGTGCGGATTTTGAAGGAAATCCTCACCAATCAAATGTCAAAAGACGACAACATGAGCACCGGACTTAGGAAGCAAAAATCACGAAAAATTACACGACTTCTGACAGTGTGTGTAGCTGTATTCATTCTCTGTTGGCTACCATATTATTCTGTCCTGGTCGTTTTGACAACCAGTAGTGCTTCTCCGACCTTTGAACTGATGGTCTTTTTTTACACATCCCTCTGCCTTACCTATCTTAATAGTTGCGTTAACCCCTTCGTCTACTCCTTGGCGGGTGAAAATTTCAGACAGGGATTTGGCAAAGCTTTCAGGAGAGGCACAATTGGCACTAGATTCACAATGAACACGATGACCAGTACGCCCAAGACTCTACGGAGGAAAGACTCCGTAAAGGGCGTCGACAACGCCGCCATGGACAAAGCTGTCGGCACTCCTAAGATCCCGCACAACGGCATCAATTTGGAAGGTCACCAAACTACTGCTACGTCATCTCTTGCGAAAATAGAAGACGCTAGAATTTAA